One window from the genome of Anolis sagrei isolate rAnoSag1 chromosome 4, rAnoSag1.mat, whole genome shotgun sequence encodes:
- the FAM110A gene encoding protein FAM110A, with protein MPVETLQASHAMKGISVTAAPFTSAMPFRILNKGPEYFRRQAASAPPAAKKLSAVERLEADKAKYVKSQQVATTKQEPVRPLLLKQPLFTPGVRRVMLTPSRKTPQGSRCGAKTSLNLDILNNLINFCDSPLSPFPKAEKSPLESKWMSEDRSRSPVYLPGTPKTKSAPSEGMSKLSQSSASSSSKPPSTVAVRRVDVRPCGPMRARVTPAIQLTPVPTSPAQARILSASPLNSPSPCGELRPDSAKRQTCLHRSKSDLSDRYSRATADLERFFNYCGLDPEDMGDMEVERFTRASSDIVSVKFHSVSTASSEGTRSRRSAVTLEERQAERMPYGISIVERNARVIKWLYGLRQARECQKVSNV; from the coding sequence ATGCCAGTGGAGACGCTCCAGGCCAGCCACGCCATGAAAGGCATCTCGGTGACGGCAGCCCCTTTCACTTCGGCCATGCCCTTCCGCATCCTCAACAAGGGGCCTGAATATTTCCGCCGGCAAGCCGCCAGCGCTCCTCCAGCTGCCAAGAAGCTGAGCGCCGTGGAAAGGTTGGAGGCCGACAAGGCCAAGTACGTCAAGAGCCAGCAAGTGGCCACCACCAAGCAGGAACCGGTGAGGCCCCTGTTGCTCAAACAGCCACTCTTCACACCGGGGGTGAGGCGGGTGATGCTGACTCCAAGCCGCAAGACCCCGCAAGGCAGCCGCTGTGGGGCCAAGACCTCCCTCAACTTAGACATCCTCAACAACCTGATCAATTTTTGCGACAGCCCACTCTCACCCTTccccaaagcagaaaagagtcccCTGGAGTCCAAGTGGATGTCTGAGGATCGTAGTAGAAGCCCTGTGTATCTCCCGGGCACCCCAAAGACAAAGAGTGCCCCCTCAGAAGGTATGAGTAAGCTGTCTCAAAGCTCAGCTTCTTCATCCTCTAAGCCGCCCAGCACCGTCGCCGTGCGCAGAGTGGACGTCCGGCCCTGTGGACCAATGAGGGCCAGAGTCACTCCGGCTATCCAGCTGACGCCCGTCCCTACCTCTCCGGCTCAGGCCCGGATCTTGTCCGCCAGTCCTCTGAACTCCCCCAGCCCCTGCGGCGAGCTGCGGCCGGACAGCGCCAAGCGCCAGACCTGCTTGCACCGCTCCAAATCGGACCTGAGTGACCGGTATTCGCGAGCCACGGCCGACCTGGAGCGCTTCTTCAACTACTGCGGCTTGGACCCCGAGGACATGGGGGACATGGAGGTGGAGCGCTTCACCCGGGCCAGTTCGGACATTGTGTCCGTCAAGTTCCACAGCGTCAGCACGGCCAGCTCCGAAGGGACCCGCTCCCGGCGCAGCGCCGTCACCTTGGAGGAGCGGCAGGCCGAGCGCATGCCCTACGGCATCTCCATCGTCGAGCGCAACGCCCGGGTCATCAAGTGGTTGTACGGACTGCGCCAAGCCAGGGAGTGCCAAAAGGTATCCAACGTATAG